A window from Sinorhizobium fredii encodes these proteins:
- the eutB gene encoding ethanolamine ammonia-lyase subunit EutB: MNKGLLFDQHEGISRRDLLVMAGTAAATLASYRPSARAALGEGAFAIEEVKQGEDVFGYIGRIKGGFDQTAYQQVIGAANAFKEGDEAIEVGAEDETTRRNARALLANTKINDLHQRPLFEDDLHKLIWQTTDRAQYEKVKDWTMGQLKEFLLAEPEENIKGIMNGLTSDTIGFVPKLMSNEELVSLSQKIFNVMPGTRMGAKGYMGARIQPNSPTDHPDDIVWQVFDAFSYATGDIVIGTNPVDSTVASVVAVQRALKDIVDTFGLGEVIPWCVLAHIDVQAEVSDSFPGTVSTMFQSLAGTDDCNKIFDITNEKILKYARAKEGERYGLYFETGQGSEFTNGAANGVDMMVLESRKYGFSRAVGLELAKVQPSGAWLHVNDVAGFIGPEVFKSREQLVRCCLEDMVMGKLHGLTIGLDICTTLHMTVSLEDLDWCQDQIMPANPAYLIALPTKNDPMLSYLTTSFQDHVRIRERFGFKVNDAMWDFYKRIGIVGEDNSYTANYGDPLWVYYQYRLAKGDGRSKDAIYVEGGRKMREVEARGVDLATGHGEKIWDLNPTLAAKVKALYDDAKQSLWAELTPEFIAAVPDVVPVRTLSKDRNDYIAHPNTGETLGPEAVAEIERIRDAWGDGMPKGQIVISDGLNAKAIMDEGHLAPYLEEMRRLLAEAGVTMGDKNIMVTSGRVRAGYRIGEVLFENADPNSFRGILHIIGERPGTMHHAYSVYITVAKGKQWSEKKIDHDMTKLVSNVADTALAPKEAARETLTIIREIVGKDVNGSRRYG, encoded by the coding sequence ATGAACAAGGGCTTGCTCTTCGATCAGCATGAAGGGATTTCCAGAAGAGATCTCCTCGTGATGGCGGGAACTGCCGCCGCTACGCTCGCGAGCTATCGCCCTAGCGCCAGAGCGGCGCTTGGCGAAGGTGCTTTTGCAATTGAGGAGGTCAAGCAGGGCGAGGACGTCTTTGGCTATATCGGCAGGATTAAAGGCGGGTTTGACCAGACGGCTTACCAGCAGGTGATAGGCGCCGCGAATGCCTTCAAGGAAGGAGATGAGGCTATTGAAGTGGGGGCCGAAGATGAGACGACGCGACGGAATGCGCGCGCCCTTCTGGCAAACACGAAAATCAATGACCTCCACCAGCGCCCGCTGTTTGAGGATGATCTGCATAAATTGATCTGGCAGACGACGGACCGGGCCCAGTACGAAAAGGTCAAGGACTGGACCATGGGACAACTCAAGGAATTTCTTCTGGCCGAACCAGAGGAGAACATCAAAGGCATCATGAATGGCCTGACCAGCGACACGATCGGCTTTGTCCCGAAACTGATGAGCAACGAGGAACTGGTCTCGCTCAGCCAGAAGATCTTCAACGTAATGCCTGGCACCAGGATGGGAGCCAAAGGGTACATGGGCGCCCGGATCCAGCCCAATTCTCCGACAGACCACCCCGATGACATCGTCTGGCAGGTTTTCGATGCCTTCTCCTATGCAACCGGGGACATCGTCATCGGTACCAACCCGGTGGACAGCACGGTCGCGAGCGTCGTCGCCGTTCAACGCGCGCTCAAGGATATCGTCGATACCTTCGGGCTTGGCGAAGTGATCCCTTGGTGCGTGCTCGCACATATCGATGTCCAGGCCGAAGTCAGCGACAGTTTCCCGGGAACAGTCTCCACGATGTTCCAAAGCCTTGCTGGGACGGATGACTGCAACAAGATTTTCGACATCACGAATGAGAAAATCCTGAAATATGCGCGCGCAAAGGAGGGAGAAAGATACGGCCTCTACTTCGAAACCGGGCAGGGCTCGGAATTTACCAATGGCGCAGCAAACGGCGTCGACATGATGGTGCTCGAGTCGCGAAAATACGGCTTCAGCAGAGCGGTCGGCCTCGAACTCGCAAAGGTACAGCCGAGCGGCGCATGGCTGCATGTCAACGATGTTGCCGGTTTCATTGGACCGGAGGTCTTCAAGAGCCGCGAACAACTGGTGAGATGCTGCCTCGAAGACATGGTCATGGGCAAGCTCCATGGGCTTACTATCGGTCTGGATATCTGTACGACCCTGCACATGACGGTCAGCCTCGAAGACCTGGATTGGTGCCAGGACCAGATCATGCCGGCCAATCCCGCCTACCTGATTGCGCTGCCCACCAAGAACGACCCGATGCTGAGCTATCTCACCACGTCGTTCCAGGATCACGTCCGGATCAGGGAAAGATTTGGCTTCAAGGTCAACGATGCGATGTGGGACTTCTACAAACGGATCGGGATCGTTGGCGAAGACAACAGCTACACAGCGAATTATGGAGATCCCCTTTGGGTGTATTACCAGTATCGCCTCGCCAAAGGGGATGGGCGTTCCAAGGATGCTATTTACGTCGAGGGCGGCCGGAAGATGCGGGAAGTTGAAGCAAGAGGTGTCGACCTGGCCACGGGGCACGGGGAGAAAATCTGGGACCTCAATCCAACGCTCGCGGCCAAGGTGAAGGCCCTCTACGACGACGCCAAGCAGTCTCTGTGGGCCGAGCTCACGCCGGAATTTATCGCCGCCGTACCCGACGTCGTGCCCGTCCGCACCCTGTCCAAGGACCGCAACGATTACATTGCCCACCCGAACACAGGTGAAACGCTCGGTCCCGAAGCAGTCGCGGAGATCGAAAGAATAAGAGATGCGTGGGGAGACGGCATGCCCAAGGGCCAGATCGTCATCTCGGACGGTCTGAACGCCAAAGCCATCATGGACGAAGGACATCTCGCGCCTTACCTCGAGGAAATGCGCCGGTTGCTCGCCGAGGCGGGTGTCACGATGGGCGACAAGAACATCATGGTCACCAGCGGAAGGGTGCGGGCCGGCTACCGGATTGGTGAAGTGCTTTTCGAAAATGCGGATCCCAACAGCTTCAGGGGGATTCTTCACATCATCGGTGAGCGGCCCGGAACCATGCACCACGCCTACTCGGTCTACATCACCGTCGCCAAGGGCAAGCAATGGTCCGAGAAGAAGATCGACCATGACATGACGAAGCTGGTGAGCAATGTCGCAGACACGGCCTTGGCACCAAAAGAAGCCGCCAGGGAAACCCTGACCATTATCCGTGAGATCGTCGGCAAGGACGTGAATGGCAGCCGTCGTTATGGGTAA
- a CDS encoding glucoamylase family protein, with amino-acid sequence MSQLLSTDPDLNRMPTDQDLARLQFTTLLYYLHCTNPDNGLVRDKTQAEAPASIAAIGMALATIPVLVERRIIIRKFASKIARRRLRCLLECPQGPDPDASGYKGFFYHFLDIETGRRVWECELSTIDSAFLFAGALTVAAYFDGDADEEIEIRRLANALYERADWNWACDHGLTLTHGWRPEDGFIPYRWRGYDEGLLLYILGLGSPTHPLPPESYAAYTESYEWRNLYGRDLLYSGPLFTHQLSHMWIDFRGIRDEFMREHNSDYFQNSRHATFVQQEYALRNPLNFVGYGEHCWGFTASDGPGWTKRNIDGVDREFFDYIARGAPYGPDDGTVSPWAVVASLPFAPEIVIPTVWNCARMNLGMTRLYGFKPSFNQTYAVEDSETGWWVSPYHFGIDQGPVVLMIENYRTGLLWNIMRRCEPLVVGLRRAGFSGGWL; translated from the coding sequence ATGTCGCAATTGCTGTCGACCGATCCCGACCTGAACCGCATGCCGACCGATCAGGATCTCGCTCGGCTGCAGTTCACGACGCTCCTCTACTATCTGCACTGCACCAACCCGGACAACGGGCTCGTTCGTGACAAGACGCAGGCCGAGGCTCCGGCAAGCATTGCCGCGATCGGCATGGCCCTTGCCACAATCCCCGTGCTCGTGGAGCGGAGGATTATCATCCGCAAGTTCGCCTCGAAGATAGCGCGCCGAAGGCTTAGATGTCTCCTGGAGTGCCCCCAGGGACCTGATCCCGACGCGTCCGGCTACAAAGGCTTCTTCTATCATTTCCTTGATATCGAAACCGGCAGACGTGTGTGGGAGTGCGAACTGTCCACGATCGATTCAGCCTTCCTGTTCGCAGGTGCACTGACAGTCGCCGCCTATTTTGACGGAGACGCGGATGAAGAAATCGAAATTCGCCGCCTGGCAAACGCGCTCTACGAACGCGCCGACTGGAACTGGGCCTGCGATCACGGCCTGACGCTGACCCACGGCTGGAGGCCGGAGGACGGGTTCATTCCCTATCGGTGGCGCGGCTACGACGAGGGCTTGCTCCTCTACATCCTTGGCCTCGGTTCACCCACTCATCCGCTGCCGCCGGAATCCTATGCCGCCTACACCGAGAGCTACGAGTGGCGGAACCTTTATGGCCGGGACCTGCTCTATTCGGGACCGCTGTTCACCCACCAGCTCTCGCACATGTGGATCGACTTCCGCGGCATCCGCGACGAATTCATGCGGGAGCACAACAGCGACTATTTCCAGAACAGCCGGCATGCGACCTTTGTCCAGCAGGAATACGCCCTCCGCAATCCCCTGAACTTTGTCGGCTATGGCGAGCACTGCTGGGGGTTCACGGCCAGCGACGGGCCTGGCTGGACCAAGAGAAACATCGACGGCGTCGACAGGGAGTTCTTCGACTACATCGCCCGCGGCGCGCCATACGGACCGGACGACGGGACCGTATCCCCGTGGGCAGTCGTCGCTTCGCTGCCATTTGCGCCAGAGATCGTCATCCCGACCGTTTGGAACTGTGCGCGCATGAATCTCGGCATGACGCGGCTTTACGGATTCAAACCCTCGTTCAACCAGACCTATGCGGTGGAAGACAGCGAAACCGGGTGGTGGGTCAGCCCCTATCATTTCGGCATCGATCAAGGTCCCGTCGTTCTGATGATCGAAAACTACAGAACCGGATTGCTGTGGAACATCATGCGTCGCTGCGAGCCGCTGGTCGTGGGACTGAGGCGAGCCGGGTTCTCCGGCGGCTGGCTATGA
- a CDS encoding GH36-type glycosyl hydrolase domain-containing protein, producing the protein MAQSVDRKEDVAAAHPVGSRPDTALLSNGRYSLLLTESGAGFASWCGHDVTRWREDGTRDCWGQFCYIRDLEDGKVWTIGRQPICRADAIYERSFRGDRAEFRCSAGDIDIWWEVCVATDCDAEVRLLRLFNRGTTAKELDLTSCAEVCLNGRRADSAHPAFAKLFVETWFDEQTSALFARRRPRSASEKPIWAVHVSAASADDQPAVEYETDRRRFLGRGRTPSNPSALGRGKSLSATTGPVLDPIFSLRRRVLLKPSETQRIAFATGAADSEAAVAAIAKRFADVNAAGRALSDAFETYATELASSKLSPEKVDVCNQLAGSLAFFDSDLRDSGALRQEPLSTGNLWSVGISGDLPIMLLRIDKTDANALVEEVIDAHAFITNRGLSFDLVLLDESGAIEEMQLSDKAKGQMERAPGGPGGVHVLSASAISSAAADAIAAAARVLLCCRRGSLADQLEPKSTAKLSASKHTETNFRDAPVRQGGAARTDLLFWNGRGGFTRDGREYVIAMGDGAETPTPWCNVIANHACGCMTSESGLGYSWAGNSQLNRLTPWSNDPVSDPPSEIIYLRDERTGELWTPTHLPLGHTSTSTVRHGQGYSLYESADRLLHQEMTVHVPVSEPIKIVRLAIRNEGAETRTLTATYFIEWVLGTLRENASGRVACEFDTHTGAVIARNVWESDFSGKLAFVASSAPLRSFTCDRREFLGSNGSAFLPAGLEGPNLSGSVGSPIDPCAALMVEASVPPGESVELVFVLGQADSLDDVRRLVREYAAPESARNSLAIVTRQWDGLLSSVTVRTPDTAFDLMMNRWLIYQVLCCRVWARTGFYQSGGAYGFRDQLQDVAALVHSAPHEARAHILRAAARQFTEGDVQHWWHPPSGVGVRTRMTDDLYFLPYVVQHYVSVTGDHGLLGERVPFITSPLLADDQEESFGVPQVSEESGTIYEHCCRALDWGFRLGSHGLPLMGTGDWNDGMNKVGAEGKGESVWNGWFFLTVLNSFDAIASAMGDEERAAWCRESAEALRTALEAEAWDGDWYRRAYFDDGTPLGSHLNDECQIDAIPQAWAVISGAADAERASRAMRAVWERLVRSDDKLIQLFDPPFDKGALQPGYIRGYVPGIRENGGQYTHAAAWVVWATALLGDGDRAFELWSLLNPINHALSPEETEHYMVEPYVVSADVYGAFPHTGRGGWTWYTGSAGWLYRVGLEAILGIRREGARLFVEPCIPARWPGYEVDLRYGAATYRIRVNREAEAGGRPRPLTLDGKDLAERYVPLVDDGRNHDVHLVVG; encoded by the coding sequence ATGGCCCAGTCGGTTGACAGGAAAGAAGACGTCGCTGCGGCGCATCCGGTGGGGTCGCGCCCCGACACGGCCTTGCTTTCGAACGGCCGATACAGCCTGCTCCTTACGGAGTCCGGTGCCGGATTTGCATCCTGGTGCGGCCACGATGTCACCCGTTGGCGGGAGGATGGCACGCGAGATTGCTGGGGCCAGTTCTGCTACATCCGTGATCTTGAGGACGGGAAGGTGTGGACAATCGGCCGGCAGCCGATCTGTCGGGCGGATGCCATTTACGAGCGCAGCTTTCGCGGCGACCGCGCGGAGTTTCGCTGTTCGGCCGGGGACATCGACATTTGGTGGGAGGTCTGCGTCGCAACGGATTGCGATGCCGAGGTGCGTCTGCTCCGGCTGTTCAACAGGGGCACGACGGCGAAAGAACTTGACCTGACGAGCTGTGCTGAAGTCTGCCTGAATGGCCGACGCGCCGACAGTGCGCATCCGGCCTTTGCCAAGCTCTTCGTCGAAACGTGGTTCGACGAACAAACTTCCGCATTGTTCGCCCGGCGCCGGCCACGCAGCGCATCGGAGAAGCCGATCTGGGCGGTGCACGTTTCCGCAGCGAGCGCGGATGACCAGCCTGCGGTCGAGTACGAGACGGACCGCCGCAGGTTTCTTGGCCGCGGACGGACGCCATCGAACCCCAGCGCACTCGGACGTGGAAAGAGCCTGTCAGCCACGACGGGTCCCGTGCTCGACCCAATCTTCAGCCTACGCAGGAGAGTTCTTCTGAAACCCTCTGAAACGCAGCGTATCGCCTTCGCGACGGGCGCGGCTGACAGCGAGGCGGCGGTTGCAGCCATCGCAAAGCGGTTTGCAGACGTCAATGCCGCTGGCCGGGCGCTGTCAGATGCGTTTGAAACCTATGCCACGGAACTCGCGTCCTCTAAGCTCTCCCCGGAAAAGGTGGACGTCTGCAATCAACTCGCAGGAAGCCTGGCATTCTTTGATTCCGATCTTCGAGATAGCGGCGCTCTGAGACAAGAGCCGCTGAGCACTGGGAACCTGTGGTCGGTGGGGATATCCGGCGATCTCCCTATAATGCTGCTGCGCATCGACAAGACGGATGCAAACGCGCTCGTCGAGGAGGTTATCGACGCTCACGCCTTCATCACCAACCGTGGGCTTTCCTTCGACCTGGTCCTGCTCGACGAGAGCGGCGCGATCGAGGAAATGCAGTTGAGCGACAAGGCGAAGGGCCAAATGGAGAGGGCGCCTGGCGGCCCCGGAGGCGTTCACGTCCTGTCCGCGTCCGCTATTTCGAGTGCCGCAGCGGATGCCATCGCCGCCGCGGCGCGCGTTCTCCTTTGTTGCAGACGAGGATCGCTTGCCGATCAGCTCGAGCCGAAGTCGACGGCCAAGCTCTCCGCTTCGAAGCACACCGAGACGAACTTCCGTGACGCTCCCGTAAGACAAGGCGGCGCAGCCCGGACCGACTTGCTTTTTTGGAACGGTCGCGGGGGATTCACCCGGGATGGGCGCGAATATGTGATCGCGATGGGCGACGGCGCAGAGACGCCGACGCCCTGGTGCAACGTCATAGCCAATCACGCATGTGGCTGCATGACCAGCGAGAGCGGCCTTGGCTACAGCTGGGCGGGCAACAGCCAATTGAACAGGCTCACGCCCTGGTCGAACGATCCGGTGTCGGATCCCCCGAGTGAGATCATCTACCTGCGCGATGAGCGAACCGGAGAGCTCTGGACGCCGACGCACTTGCCTCTTGGGCATACTTCGACGAGCACCGTTAGACATGGGCAGGGTTACAGCCTCTACGAGAGCGCCGACAGGCTGCTACACCAGGAAATGACGGTGCATGTCCCGGTGTCGGAACCGATCAAGATCGTCCGCCTCGCTATACGCAACGAGGGAGCGGAAACGCGCACGCTTACCGCCACCTATTTCATCGAATGGGTTCTCGGTACGCTGCGTGAGAACGCTTCCGGTCGGGTGGCATGTGAGTTCGACACCCATACCGGTGCCGTTATTGCGCGGAACGTCTGGGAAAGTGATTTCTCCGGAAAACTGGCATTCGTTGCCTCGAGCGCGCCGCTGCGGTCGTTTACCTGCGACCGGCGTGAGTTTCTCGGCAGCAACGGCTCCGCATTTCTGCCGGCGGGACTGGAGGGTCCCAATCTCAGCGGCAGCGTCGGATCCCCCATAGACCCCTGCGCTGCGCTGATGGTCGAGGCGTCGGTTCCACCCGGCGAAAGCGTCGAACTGGTTTTCGTGCTCGGGCAAGCAGATAGCCTCGATGATGTCCGCCGGCTGGTTCGCGAATATGCCGCGCCAGAGAGTGCCCGAAACTCTCTGGCGATCGTCACTCGCCAATGGGACGGGCTGCTGAGCTCCGTTACGGTTCGAACGCCCGACACCGCCTTTGACCTCATGATGAACCGCTGGCTGATTTATCAGGTGTTGTGTTGCCGCGTCTGGGCTCGAACGGGCTTCTATCAGTCAGGCGGCGCATACGGTTTTCGCGATCAACTCCAGGATGTGGCGGCCCTGGTGCATTCCGCGCCCCATGAAGCGCGCGCCCACATCCTTCGAGCCGCTGCGCGTCAGTTCACCGAGGGGGACGTTCAACACTGGTGGCATCCTCCGTCGGGCGTCGGGGTGCGGACGCGCATGACCGATGACCTCTATTTCCTGCCCTACGTCGTCCAGCACTACGTATCGGTCACAGGGGACCACGGGCTTCTGGGCGAGCGGGTTCCTTTCATCACCTCGCCGCTGCTAGCCGACGATCAGGAGGAGAGCTTCGGCGTTCCGCAGGTGAGCGAGGAAAGCGGGACCATATATGAGCACTGCTGCCGCGCGCTGGATTGGGGTTTCCGGCTCGGCAGCCATGGGCTTCCGCTTATGGGAACGGGCGACTGGAACGACGGCATGAACAAGGTGGGCGCCGAAGGCAAGGGCGAGAGCGTCTGGAACGGCTGGTTCTTCCTGACTGTGCTCAACTCTTTTGACGCCATCGCGTCGGCAATGGGAGACGAAGAACGCGCCGCGTGGTGCCGCGAGTCCGCCGAGGCGTTGCGCACTGCCCTGGAGGCCGAGGCCTGGGACGGCGACTGGTATCGGCGTGCCTATTTCGACGACGGTACTCCCCTTGGCTCACACCTGAATGACGAGTGCCAGATCGACGCCATCCCTCAGGCATGGGCGGTGATCTCCGGTGCCGCTGATGCCGAGCGGGCTTCCAGGGCAATGCGGGCAGTCTGGGAGCGGCTCGTTCGTTCCGACGACAAGCTGATCCAGCTTTTCGATCCGCCCTTCGACAAGGGGGCGCTGCAGCCGGGTTACATAAGAGGCTATGTGCCGGGAATTCGAGAAAATGGCGGGCAATATACCCATGCGGCCGCCTGGGTTGTGTGGGCGACTGCATTGCTGGGGGATGGAGATCGGGCGTTTGAACTCTGGAGCCTGCTCAATCCCATCAACCATGCCCTTTCTCCCGAGGAAACCGAGCATTACATGGTCGAACCCTATGTGGTCAGCGCCGACGTCTATGGTGCGTTTCCGCATACGGGCCGCGGGGGCTGGACCTGGTATACGGGATCGGCCGGCTGGCTCTACCGCGTCGGCCTTGAAGCTATTCTCGGCATCCGTCGGGAGGGAGCTCGTCTTTTCGTCGAGCCGTGCATTCCGGCGCGATGGCCCGGGTACGAGGTGGACCTTCGGTATGGGGCAGCCACCTATCGGATACGGGTCAACCGCGAAGCCGAAGCTGGCGGAAGGCCGCGCCCGCTGACCCTTGACGGCAAGGACCTCGCTGAACGGTATGTTCCGCTCGTGGACGACGGACGAAACCATGACGTCCACCTGGTGGTCGGCTAG
- a CDS encoding phosphoketolase family protein has translation MAETAVMNETASGKSQAATALSSEELRLMDAYWRASNYLSVGQIYLLDNPLLREPLKREHVKPRLLGHWGTSPGLNMLYVHLNRIIKRDDLNMIYVIGPGHGGPSLVAHAYLEGTYSEFYPDIGQTTEGMQRLFKQFSFPGGIPSHVAPETPGSIHEGGELGYALSHAYGAAFDNPDLIVACVVGDGEAETGPLATGWQGNKFLNPARDGCVLPILHLNGYKIANPCFLARIPHDELRKFFEGMGYKPYFVEGHEPGNVHQQLAGVLDTAVADIREIWDGARTRGNLKRPAWPMIVFRTPKGWTCPSEIDGKKCEDYWRSHQVPMGEMDKPEHILILEQWMKSYRPEELFNDEGRLKPELAALAPSGRRRMSDNPHANGGLLLRDLKMPAFRDYAVDVPRPGATTVEAARLMGKFLRDVMKLNMDSRNFRLFSPDENNSNRWQDVLEVTDRCYMAEILPEDDHLSPDGRIMEVLSEHQCQGWLEGYLLTGRHGFFSCYEAFIHIIDSMFNQHAKWLKVCNEIPWRRPVASLNYFLSSHVWRQDHNGFSHQDPGFIDHVVNKKADVIRVYLPPDANTLLSVTDHCLRSRNYINVVVAGKQPAPQWLTMEQAVRHCSMGLSIWDWASNDRDGEPDVVMACCGDVPTLETLAAVQLLREHLPEVKVRVINVVNLMKLQPAEEHPHGLSDRDFDGLFTRDKPIIFAFHGYPWLIHRLTYRRTNHGNLHVRGYKEEGTTTTPFDMVVLNELDRFHLVSDVIDRLPQLGARAAYFKQAIQAKLIEHREYIEKYGDDMPSISGWQWGVKGMEQVRGATSTEGDNA, from the coding sequence ATGGCTGAAACGGCAGTGATGAACGAAACAGCATCAGGCAAGTCACAGGCAGCGACCGCGCTGTCATCGGAGGAGCTTCGCCTGATGGACGCCTACTGGCGGGCTTCGAACTACCTCTCGGTCGGCCAGATCTACCTGCTCGACAACCCCCTGCTGCGAGAGCCGTTGAAACGCGAGCACGTAAAGCCACGTCTGCTCGGCCATTGGGGAACGTCGCCGGGCCTGAACATGCTCTACGTGCACCTCAACCGGATCATCAAGCGCGACGATCTCAACATGATCTACGTCATCGGTCCGGGGCATGGTGGGCCGTCGCTGGTGGCGCATGCCTATCTGGAGGGGACATACAGCGAATTTTATCCGGACATCGGCCAAACCACCGAGGGAATGCAGCGGCTCTTCAAGCAGTTCAGCTTTCCCGGCGGCATTCCCAGCCATGTCGCCCCGGAAACTCCCGGCAGCATTCACGAGGGCGGCGAACTCGGATATGCGCTCAGCCACGCCTACGGCGCGGCATTCGACAACCCTGACCTCATCGTCGCCTGTGTCGTTGGCGATGGCGAGGCCGAGACAGGACCTCTCGCGACCGGTTGGCAAGGCAACAAGTTCCTGAATCCCGCGCGCGACGGCTGTGTGCTGCCGATCCTGCACTTGAACGGATACAAGATCGCCAATCCGTGTTTTCTCGCCCGGATACCGCATGATGAATTGCGGAAATTCTTCGAGGGCATGGGTTACAAGCCCTATTTCGTCGAGGGGCATGAGCCGGGTAACGTTCACCAGCAATTGGCAGGCGTGCTCGATACCGCCGTCGCCGACATTCGCGAAATCTGGGACGGCGCCCGGACCAGAGGCAATCTGAAACGCCCGGCATGGCCGATGATCGTCTTTCGCACGCCGAAAGGCTGGACCTGCCCCTCAGAGATCGACGGCAAGAAGTGCGAGGACTATTGGCGATCGCACCAGGTGCCGATGGGCGAGATGGACAAGCCGGAGCATATCCTCATCCTCGAGCAATGGATGAAAAGCTACCGTCCAGAGGAGCTTTTCAATGACGAGGGGCGGCTGAAGCCGGAGTTGGCCGCGCTGGCGCCGAGCGGACGTCGTCGAATGAGCGACAACCCGCACGCCAATGGTGGGCTGCTGCTGCGCGACCTCAAGATGCCGGCTTTTCGGGACTATGCGGTCGATGTTCCGCGTCCCGGAGCGACGACCGTGGAAGCCGCCCGTCTCATGGGCAAGTTCTTGCGGGACGTGATGAAGCTCAACATGGACAGCCGGAACTTCCGCCTGTTCAGCCCGGACGAAAACAACTCCAACCGATGGCAGGACGTGCTCGAGGTCACCGATCGTTGCTACATGGCCGAGATCCTTCCGGAGGACGACCACCTGTCGCCGGATGGCCGCATCATGGAGGTCCTGAGCGAGCACCAGTGCCAGGGCTGGCTGGAAGGCTATCTGCTAACGGGCCGCCATGGGTTCTTCTCCTGCTATGAAGCCTTCATCCACATCATAGATTCAATGTTCAATCAGCACGCCAAATGGCTGAAGGTGTGCAACGAGATCCCGTGGCGCAGGCCGGTCGCCTCCCTGAACTATTTCCTCAGTTCCCATGTCTGGCGGCAGGATCACAACGGGTTCAGCCATCAGGATCCCGGGTTCATCGACCACGTCGTCAACAAGAAGGCTGACGTCATTCGCGTCTACCTGCCGCCGGACGCCAATACGCTTCTTTCCGTGACCGACCATTGCCTGCGCAGCCGCAACTACATCAACGTCGTCGTCGCCGGCAAGCAGCCCGCTCCGCAATGGCTGACCATGGAGCAAGCCGTGCGGCATTGCAGCATGGGTCTCAGCATATGGGACTGGGCGAGCAACGACAGAGACGGCGAACCCGATGTCGTCATGGCCTGTTGCGGCGACGTCCCCACTCTTGAGACCTTGGCTGCGGTCCAGTTGCTGCGCGAGCACCTGCCGGAGGTGAAGGTGCGGGTCATCAATGTCGTCAACCTGATGAAGCTGCAGCCGGCGGAGGAGCACCCGCACGGGCTGTCTGACCGGGATTTCGATGGCCTTTTCACCAGGGACAAGCCGATCATCTTCGCCTTCCACGGCTATCCGTGGCTCATCCACCGGCTGACCTATCGCCGGACGAACCATGGAAATCTTCACGTGCGCGGCTACAAGGAAGAGGGCACGACGACGACGCCATTCGATATGGTTGTCCTCAACGAGCTCGATCGCTTCCATCTCGTCAGCGACGTCATCGATCGGCTGCCGCAGCTCGGTGCACGCGCTGCCTATTTCAAGCAAGCCATTCAGGCAAAGCTGATCGAGCACCGGGAATATATCGAGAAGTATGGCGACGACATGCCGTCCATCAGCGGATGGCAATGGGGCGTCAAGGGCATGGAGCAAGTGCGGGGAGCGACATCCACGGAAGGCGACAATGCCTAG
- the adhP gene encoding alcohol dehydrogenase AdhP, whose translation MAQMMKAAVVRQFRTPLTIEDVEVPAPRSGQILVKYEATGVCHTDLHAANGDWPVKPSPPFIPGHEGVGFVAAAGAGVKRVKEGDRVGVPWLHTACGYCPYCRTGWETLCASQSNTGYSVNGTFAEFGLADPDFVGSLPDGLEFGAAAPVLCAGVTVYKGLKETEVRPGEWVAISGVGGLGHMAVQYAKAMGMHVVAADIFEDKLALARQLGADITVNGKAADAIEQVAKATNGGVHGALVTAVSPAAMEQAFGFMRSKGTMVLVGLPPGMVSLPVFETVLKRITVRGSIVGTRQDLEESLLFAAEGKVTPHYSWENLENINDIFHRMEAGKIDGRIVMRLQ comes from the coding sequence ATGGCACAGATGATGAAGGCGGCTGTCGTTCGGCAGTTCCGCACCCCGCTCACGATCGAGGACGTGGAGGTCCCAGCTCCTCGATCGGGGCAGATACTCGTGAAATATGAAGCAACCGGCGTGTGTCACACCGACCTGCACGCGGCGAACGGCGATTGGCCGGTAAAGCCAAGCCCGCCCTTCATTCCGGGGCATGAGGGTGTCGGCTTCGTCGCTGCTGCGGGCGCCGGCGTGAAAAGAGTAAAGGAGGGTGACCGGGTTGGCGTGCCCTGGCTCCACACCGCCTGCGGCTATTGCCCCTATTGCCGGACCGGTTGGGAAACCTTGTGCGCGTCGCAGTCGAACACCGGGTACTCGGTGAATGGCACATTCGCGGAATTCGGGCTGGCGGACCCCGACTTCGTCGGCAGCCTTCCGGATGGGTTGGAATTCGGAGCCGCTGCCCCCGTGCTCTGTGCGGGGGTGACAGTTTACAAGGGGCTGAAGGAAACGGAAGTCCGTCCGGGTGAATGGGTGGCCATTTCGGGTGTCGGCGGTCTGGGCCACATGGCGGTGCAATATGCCAAGGCGATGGGCATGCACGTCGTAGCCGCCGACATATTCGAGGACAAACTGGCCCTGGCGAGGCAACTCGGCGCCGACATCACGGTCAACGGCAAGGCAGCCGATGCCATTGAGCAGGTAGCAAAGGCCACCAACGGCGGCGTTCATGGAGCGCTCGTGACCGCGGTCTCGCCCGCCGCGATGGAACAGGCCTTCGGATTCATGCGCTCGAAGGGCACGATGGTCCTTGTCGGCCTTCCGCCCGGGATGGTTTCCCTGCCTGTGTTCGAAACAGTCCTGAAGCGCATAACCGTGCGCGGATCGATCGTCGGCACCCGCCAGGACCTGGAAGAATCGCTCCTCTTCGCGGCGGAGGGCAAGGTGACGCCGCATTACTCCTGGGAAAACCTGGAGAACATCAACGACATCTTCCATCGCATGGAAGCAGGCAAGATCGACGGCCGCATAGTCATGAGACTGCAATAG